A genomic window from Lotus japonicus ecotype B-129 chromosome 1, LjGifu_v1.2 includes:
- the LOC130716806 gene encoding F-box/kelch-repeat protein At3g23880-like: protein MEKKETEKEKKKPNFNLTELIPEMIDLSFDHENKKTMINDKENQNTVDLLEDLIPLILVRLPVRSLLRFKSVCKSWLSLISNTQFAKSHFDLAAAPTHRFLLKIINGGYEIQSWDFEASLRDDSAVVNLKFPPYNAPFFLPLGSCRGIILLVKMMGPSSGDLIVWNPSNSFHREIQATYGYDDWDSWYDTSSTRVRQGIPCYVGYFFTGFVYGFGYDHSEDDYLLIEVLSVKTNVPSFIYGEELEYVELGGESSCGLFLNQSLHWLVMSKATGLHVIIAFDLVERSLSEIPLTPDLAQELATLENYYLKVLGGCLGMCYNGVRDEYEMTGIWVMKEYRVQSSWTRSFVLPKYDFLPICFTEGGGVFGSDSNERYEKFDDNRELLEDHTYGQENEDIFEYSEMCRETILTLPSELP, encoded by the exons ATGGAGAAGAAAGAaacagagaaggagaagaagaaacccAACTTCAACCTCACCGAGTTGATTCCTGAAATGATTGATCTTTCTTTTGATCATGAGAACAAGAAGACGATGATCAACGACAAAGAGAACCAGAACACAGTTGATCTCCTTGAGGATTTGATTCCACTGATTCTGGTGAGGTTACCTGTTCGATCTCTCCTCCGCTTCAAATCGGTGTGTAAGTCGTGGCTGTCTCTGATTTCAAATACCCAATTCGCAAAATCACATTTTGATCTAGCTGCTGCACCCACTCACCGTTTTCTTCTCAAAATAATCAATGGTGGTTATGAAATTCAATCATGGGATTTTGAAGCATCGCTTCGCGACGATTCTGCTGTGGTAAACCTCAAATTCCCACCCTACAATGCCCCCTTTTTTCTGCCTTTAGGTTCTTGCAGAGGTATTATTCTGTTAGTAAAAATGATGGGTCCATCATCTGGTGATCTCATTGTGTGGAACCCTTCAAATAGTTTCCATAGAGAAATTCAAGCAACATATGGCTATGATGATTGGGATTCATGGTATGACACATCATCAACCCGTGTCCGCCAAGGAATTCCATGTTATGTTGGTTATTTTTTCACTGGTTTTGTGTATGGTTTTGGATATGATCATTCCGAAGATGACTATTTGCTT ATTGAGGTTTTGTCTGTCAAAACCAATGTGCCCTCCTTCATTTATGGCGAAGAGTTGGAATATGTGGAGCTTGGAGGTGAGTCCTCATGTGGTTTGTTCTTGAATCAGTCCCTGCATTGGTTGGTCATGTCCAAGGCTACAGGGCTTCATGTAATCATTGCCTTTGATTTGGTTGAGAGGAGTTTATCGGAGATTCCTTTGACACCTGATTTGGCACAGGAATTGGCAAcacttgaaaattattatttGAAGGTACTAGGAGGATGTCTTGGTATGTGTTATAATGGTGTTCGTGATGAATATGAAATGACTGGAATATGGGTCATGAAAGAGTATAGAGTGCAGTCTTCTTGGACTAGATCTTTTGTTCTGCCTAAGTATGACTTTTTACCAATATGCTTCACTGAAGGTGGTGGTGTTTTTGGATCAGATAGCAATGAAAGATATGAGAAATTTGATGATAACAGAGAACTGCTGGAGGATCACACATATGGACAAGAGAACGAAGATATTTTTGAGTATTCTGAAATGTGCAGGGAGACCATACTAACACTCCCTAGTGAACTACCATGA